In the genome of Microcoleus sp. FACHB-672, one region contains:
- a CDS encoding hybrid sensor histidine kinase/response regulator, translated as MTRILLLLDHKENRRLLAQWLESFYEVGLPDSAQQLDEPFDLCLLDGPATEQWRQWLQERKASEQPVFLPVLLIVSRPEVGMATRHLWQGVDELITSPIEKVELQARVEILLRTRQLSLELHQANKQLEELNILKSQFCSMVSHEFRNPLTVIYSCAQLLEIYDEPWHREKRIGYLRRVEDAAQGMTKLLDNVLVISRSDLEKMECYPAALNLQEFCVALMEDMAHANASEASTVASNHNRFTFVCEGQCSLVMLDKNLLQHILTNLLSNAIKYSPQDSNVCLNVVCDEAKVIFQIQDGGIGIPPESLPRLFESFHRAKNVGKTPGTGLGLSIVKRCVDLHGGQIKVSSELGAGTTFTVTLPLAPLNSPPMCVSLDAGSSCQD; from the coding sequence ATGACAAGAATTTTACTGCTCTTAGATCACAAAGAAAACCGCCGGCTGCTGGCACAGTGGCTGGAATCATTTTACGAGGTTGGGTTACCCGATTCGGCTCAACAGCTGGACGAACCCTTTGATTTGTGCCTTTTGGACGGGCCGGCAACGGAGCAGTGGAGGCAGTGGTTGCAAGAGCGAAAAGCATCTGAGCAGCCAGTTTTTCTCCCTGTTCTCCTCATCGTTTCCCGTCCAGAGGTGGGAATGGCGACTCGGCATCTGTGGCAAGGCGTTGACGAGTTGATCACCAGCCCAATTGAAAAAGTAGAATTGCAAGCTCGTGTGGAAATTTTGTTGCGAACCCGGCAGCTTTCTTTAGAACTTCATCAAGCCAACAAGCAACTGGAAGAACTTAATATTCTTAAATCACAGTTTTGCTCTATGGTATCCCACGAGTTTCGCAACCCGCTCACCGTTATCTACTCTTGTGCACAGTTACTAGAAATTTACGATGAACCCTGGCATCGGGAGAAAAGAATCGGGTATTTACGGCGAGTTGAAGACGCGGCTCAAGGAATGACTAAACTTTTAGACAATGTTTTGGTCATCAGTCGTTCTGATTTGGAGAAAATGGAGTGCTATCCGGCAGCTCTCAATCTCCAAGAATTCTGCGTTGCTCTGATGGAAGATATGGCCCACGCCAATGCGAGCGAGGCGTCTACAGTGGCTAGCAACCACAACCGATTTACGTTTGTCTGTGAGGGTCAATGCAGCCTTGTCATGCTCGATAAAAACTTGCTGCAACATATCCTTACTAATTTGCTCTCAAATGCGATTAAATACTCGCCCCAAGACAGCAATGTATGTTTGAATGTTGTTTGTGATGAGGCAAAGGTGATTTTTCAAATTCAAGATGGGGGAATTGGCATTCCTCCAGAAAGTTTACCCCGATTGTTTGAATCGTTCCATCGGGCTAAAAATGTTGGGAAGACTCCGGGTACTGGACTGGGGCTTTCGATTGTTAAACGGTGTGTAGATTTACACGGGGGACAGATCAAAGTTTCAAGTGAACTAGGTGCCGGCACTACCTTTACGGTGACGCTGCCTTTGGCTCCTTTAAATAGTCCACCAATGTGCGTCAGTTTAGATGCGGGTAGCTCTTGCCAGGATTGA
- the typA gene encoding translational GTPase TypA — MSLPIRNVAIIAHVDHGKTTLVDALLKQSGIFREGEEVPDCVMDSNAIERERGITILSKNTAVRYKDILINIVDTPGHADFGGEVERVLGMVDGCLLIVDANEGPMPQTRFVLKKALEKGLRPIVFVNKIDRGQADPYGAVDKVLDLFIELGADEDQCDFPYLFGSGLGGYAKKELEAEGVDMEPLFEAILDHVPPPVADPSKPLQLQVTTLDYSEYLGRIVIGRIHNGVIKAGQQAALVTETGEIVKGKITKLMGFSGLKRIDMAEASAGYIVAVAGFANANIGETITCPNEPLALPLIKVDEPTLQMTFSVNDSPFAGQEGTLVTSRQVRDRLFRELETNVALRVEETDSPDKFKVSGRGELHLGILIETMRREGYEFQVSQPQVIYREVSGQPCEPFECLVLDVPEEAVGGCIERLGQRKGEMQDMRVGGNGRTQLEFVIPARGLVGFRGEFMRLTRGDGIMNHSFLDYRPLSGDISARRNGVLISFEEGVATYYSLQNAEDRGVFFITPGTRVYKGMIVGENNRPQDLELNLCKTKQLTNHRASGGEELVQLQAPVDMSLERALEYIGPDELVEVTPLSIRLRKLSKKLARR; from the coding sequence ATGAGTCTTCCCATTCGCAACGTCGCCATCATCGCCCACGTCGATCACGGCAAAACCACCCTGGTTGATGCCCTGCTTAAACAATCCGGCATCTTCCGCGAAGGGGAAGAGGTACCAGATTGCGTTATGGACTCCAATGCCATTGAACGAGAGCGCGGCATCACAATTCTCTCCAAAAATACAGCCGTCAGATATAAAGACATTCTGATCAACATCGTCGATACACCTGGACACGCCGACTTTGGCGGCGAAGTTGAACGGGTGCTCGGCATGGTTGATGGCTGTCTGCTCATTGTGGATGCCAATGAAGGCCCAATGCCCCAAACCCGCTTCGTGCTGAAAAAAGCGCTGGAAAAGGGATTGCGCCCTATTGTTTTCGTGAATAAAATCGACCGGGGTCAGGCAGATCCTTACGGTGCGGTTGATAAAGTTTTGGATCTGTTCATCGAACTAGGCGCAGACGAGGATCAGTGTGATTTTCCTTATCTGTTCGGTTCCGGTTTAGGCGGCTACGCCAAAAAAGAGTTGGAAGCCGAAGGGGTGGATATGGAACCCCTATTCGAGGCGATTCTCGATCATGTGCCGCCACCAGTGGCTGACCCCAGCAAGCCCCTGCAATTGCAAGTCACCACCCTGGATTACTCCGAATATCTGGGACGGATCGTGATCGGTCGCATCCATAACGGCGTCATCAAAGCCGGCCAACAAGCCGCGCTGGTAACAGAAACAGGTGAAATTGTTAAGGGTAAAATCACCAAATTGATGGGCTTTAGCGGGCTGAAGCGGATTGACATGGCAGAAGCATCCGCCGGCTATATCGTCGCAGTTGCCGGTTTTGCGAACGCCAACATTGGCGAAACCATTACCTGCCCCAACGAACCGCTAGCGCTGCCCTTAATTAAGGTCGATGAACCGACCTTGCAAATGACCTTCTCCGTCAACGACTCCCCGTTTGCCGGTCAAGAAGGCACTTTAGTCACCTCGCGGCAAGTGCGTGATCGCCTCTTCCGCGAACTCGAAACCAACGTCGCCCTGCGCGTCGAAGAAACCGACTCCCCCGACAAATTCAAGGTTTCCGGTCGCGGTGAACTGCACTTGGGCATCTTAATCGAAACCATGCGCCGCGAAGGTTACGAGTTCCAAGTTTCGCAGCCGCAAGTTATTTACCGCGAAGTCAGTGGTCAACCTTGCGAACCCTTCGAGTGCTTAGTGCTCGACGTACCCGAAGAAGCCGTTGGTGGTTGCATTGAGCGACTTGGCCAGCGCAAAGGCGAAATGCAGGATATGCGCGTTGGTGGCAACGGTCGCACCCAGCTAGAATTTGTTATCCCCGCCCGTGGCTTAGTGGGTTTCCGGGGTGAATTCATGCGCTTAACTCGCGGCGACGGCATCATGAACCACAGTTTCCTCGACTACCGGCCTCTCAGCGGCGATATTTCTGCCCGTCGTAATGGTGTGCTGATTTCCTTTGAAGAAGGCGTCGCCACCTACTACTCCTTGCAAAATGCTGAGGATCGGGGTGTATTCTTTATCACTCCTGGTACGAGGGTTTACAAAGGCATGATTGTGGGTGAAAACAACCGGCCTCAAGACCTGGAGTTGAATCTCTGCAAGACAAAGCAGCTAACCAACCACCGCGCCTCTGGTGGGGAAGAACTGGTGCAACTGCAAGCGCCGGTGGACATGAGTTTAGAACGGGCTTTGGAGTACATTGGGCCAGATGAATTGGTGGAAGTCACGCCGCTATCAATTCGCCTGCGGAAGTTGAGCAAGAAGCTAGCCAGACGCTAA
- a CDS encoding helix-turn-helix domain-containing protein: protein MSRGELVKLRIKEFAAKEGWTLKEVSERSGVPYSTVKTYAVSAGMTMADLNALLKLARAFDVLIEDLFEVVEE from the coding sequence ATGTCAAGAGGCGAATTGGTCAAGTTGCGAATCAAGGAATTTGCCGCGAAAGAAGGCTGGACGCTGAAGGAAGTTTCTGAGCGTTCAGGAGTTCCTTACAGTACGGTTAAAACGTATGCCGTCTCTGCTGGGATGACAATGGCTGATCTGAATGCCTTACTAAAGCTGGCGCGGGCGTTTGATGTGCTGATTGAAGATTTATTTGAGGTGGTAGAGGAGTAA
- a CDS encoding serine/threonine-protein kinase translates to MLKTTLSGRYHIISHLGGGGFGQTYLAEDRQLPGNHQCVVKQLKPQANDPATLQTARRLFDTEAQVLYKLGKHERIPQLFAYFEEDQEFYLVQEFVEGRDLGKELSPSNPGQNGVTGGSLSEDEVICLLQDILEVLEFVHQQNVIHRDINPSNIIRRNKDSKLVLIDFGAVKQITTQVQPAGQTCVSVSIGTPGYMPSEQAHGNPKPSSDVYAVGIIGIQALTGLLPHQFEKDADTEEIIWRERVSVSPELAEVLDKMVRYDFRQRYPSASEALQALKELKNPVLPTKPVGGGLPVKAKKSQSKLLMILISLAVVGSGIGLASVSIVNSIHSSNANDLYSRGNTLYNLKRYEEALESYTKAIKIKPDYAEAWKDKANALSSLKQQKEALEAYEKAIQIKPDYLEAWLGRSYVLDNLKRYEEAIASLDEALKIQPTYSEAWNGRGEVLLKVPRYEEAITSYEKAIEIRPDYYEAWYNRGWALHNLQRYEDAVASYDKAVEFKSDYYKAWHNRGNSFLKLNRYKDAVESYDKAVRLKPDYFQAWYSKGNALSNLKRYQDAIESYQKAVQLKPDSYEAWYNLGWSLHQLRRYEEAFGSYDKVIQLQPNDAQAWYNRGNALYNLKRYEQAVNSYDSAVYIKPDNYEAWYSRGNALFSLKRYEDAMVSYEKAVQLKPNFREAIKAQKEAERQLEATNPPILEEKQKKDELVDNNQALKF, encoded by the coding sequence ATGCTGAAAACAACACTTAGTGGGCGTTACCACATCATCAGCCATTTGGGAGGCGGGGGATTTGGTCAAACTTATCTAGCTGAAGATCGGCAGCTACCAGGCAACCATCAGTGTGTTGTCAAGCAACTCAAGCCGCAGGCAAACGATCCGGCAACCTTGCAAACAGCGAGACGTTTATTTGATACCGAAGCGCAAGTTTTGTATAAGTTGGGGAAACATGAGCGAATTCCTCAACTTTTTGCTTATTTTGAAGAAGATCAAGAATTCTATTTAGTGCAGGAATTCGTTGAAGGGCGCGATTTAGGCAAGGAACTCTCCCCTTCTAACCCTGGTCAAAATGGAGTTACGGGCGGAAGTTTAAGCGAGGATGAAGTAATTTGCCTGTTGCAAGACATTCTTGAAGTTTTAGAGTTTGTCCATCAGCAAAATGTAATTCATCGTGATATCAATCCTAGCAATATTATCCGACGTAATAAAGATAGTAAGTTAGTTTTAATTGATTTTGGCGCTGTTAAACAAATTACCACGCAAGTGCAGCCGGCAGGGCAGACGTGCGTAAGTGTGAGCATTGGCACTCCAGGTTATATGCCTAGTGAGCAAGCTCATGGGAACCCTAAACCAAGCAGTGATGTTTATGCTGTGGGAATTATTGGAATTCAAGCACTCACCGGCTTGCTTCCTCACCAATTTGAAAAAGACGCCGATACTGAAGAAATTATTTGGCGAGAACGGGTATCGGTTAGTCCTGAACTCGCAGAAGTTTTAGATAAAATGGTGCGCTATGATTTCCGGCAACGCTATCCTTCTGCCTCGGAAGCCCTGCAAGCACTTAAAGAGTTGAAGAACCCGGTTTTGCCAACAAAGCCCGTAGGCGGGGGGTTGCCGGTTAAAGCGAAAAAATCGCAATCGAAGCTGTTAATGATTTTAATTTCTCTGGCTGTCGTGGGATCAGGCATTGGATTAGCTTCGGTTTCTATTGTTAATTCTATCCATTCATCCAATGCGAATGATTTATATAGTCGAGGGAACACCCTTTATAATTTGAAGCGGTATGAAGAAGCGCTTGAGTCTTACACAAAAGCGATTAAAATTAAACCTGATTATGCAGAAGCGTGGAAAGATAAAGCTAACGCTTTGTCGAGTTTAAAACAACAAAAAGAAGCCTTAGAAGCTTACGAAAAAGCGATTCAAATCAAGCCTGATTATTTAGAAGCCTGGCTGGGAAGAAGCTATGTTTTAGATAATTTAAAACGGTATGAAGAAGCGATTGCTTCCTTGGATGAGGCGTTAAAAATTCAGCCGACTTATTCAGAAGCCTGGAATGGAAGAGGTGAGGTGCTGCTGAAAGTGCCGCGATATGAAGAAGCGATTACTTCTTATGAAAAGGCGATTGAAATTAGACCAGACTATTATGAAGCTTGGTATAACCGGGGATGGGCGCTGCACAATTTACAGCGATATGAAGATGCCGTTGCTTCTTACGATAAAGCAGTTGAATTCAAATCTGATTATTATAAAGCTTGGCATAATCGCGGTAATTCATTTCTCAAATTAAATCGCTATAAAGATGCGGTTGAATCTTATGATAAAGCAGTTCGCTTAAAACCAGACTATTTTCAAGCCTGGTACAGTAAAGGCAATGCACTTAGTAATTTGAAACGGTATCAAGACGCAATTGAATCCTACCAAAAAGCCGTTCAGTTAAAACCCGATTCTTATGAAGCTTGGTACAATTTAGGTTGGTCACTGCATCAATTGCGCCGGTATGAAGAAGCTTTTGGATCTTATGATAAAGTAATTCAGTTACAGCCAAATGATGCCCAAGCATGGTACAACCGAGGCAATGCGCTGTACAACTTGAAGCGGTACGAACAAGCGGTTAATTCTTATGACAGCGCAGTGTATATCAAGCCAGATAACTATGAAGCTTGGTACAGTCGGGGTAATGCTTTATTTAGCTTGAAACGATACGAAGATGCAATGGTTTCTTATGAAAAAGCGGTGCAATTAAAACCGAATTTTCGCGAAGCTATTAAGGCACAAAAAGAGGCAGAAAGACAGTTAGAAGCAACCAATCCGCCTATTTTAGAAGAAAAACAGAAGAAAGATGAGCTGGTGGATAATAATCAGGCGCTTAAGTTTTAG
- a CDS encoding serine/threonine-protein kinase → MGEHPDFSNPGYQAIRELGRNREAGRITYLATALNHNQQVVIKEFRFAMTGSDWSGYKAYQREIEVLQQLDHPRIPKYLDSFETLAGFCLVQEYKNAPSLAERNSFTPEEVKQIAKSVLEILVYLQNRVPSVIHRDIKPENILVDEQFNAYLIDFGFARIRGGELAMSSVAAGTPGFMPPEEQFGRSLTEASDLYSLGATLICLLTGTRSVDVGNLMDDNYRFNFKSKTPKINPLFTDWLEKMVAPNLKQRYRNAGAALKALKPMKGTATALEILGRSLQQRKLAITIFGLATITLGGFNLLSNFLPLSLEAAIEEEVRREKRCPGCELIHINLEGADLSGGDLSRADLKDVNVMGADLSDANLSDADLRRADFSRANLSGANLSGAKLGGAMLWQSKLGGADLRNANLRDTNLGLAALNNANLRGAQLEGANLWRADFSRANLSGANLKDANLKDANLKDANLENAIMPDGTKHK, encoded by the coding sequence ATGGGCGAGCATCCAGACTTTTCTAACCCGGGCTATCAGGCTATCAGAGAATTAGGGCGCAACCGGGAAGCAGGGCGCATTACCTACTTGGCGACTGCACTTAATCACAACCAACAAGTTGTAATCAAAGAATTCCGCTTTGCAATGACCGGCTCTGATTGGTCGGGTTATAAAGCCTATCAGCGCGAAATCGAAGTTTTGCAACAGCTCGATCATCCCCGCATTCCTAAATACCTCGATTCCTTTGAAACATTAGCCGGTTTTTGCCTGGTGCAGGAATATAAAAACGCACCGTCTTTAGCCGAAAGAAACAGTTTTACACCCGAAGAAGTTAAGCAAATAGCTAAATCTGTATTAGAAATTTTAGTTTATCTGCAAAACCGTGTTCCCTCAGTTATCCATCGAGATATTAAACCTGAAAATATCTTGGTTGACGAGCAATTTAATGCTTATCTCATTGACTTTGGGTTTGCCAGGATTCGCGGTGGGGAATTGGCGATGAGTAGTGTAGCCGCCGGCACCCCTGGCTTCATGCCGCCAGAAGAACAATTTGGCCGCAGTCTTACAGAAGCCTCAGATCTCTACAGTTTAGGAGCAACCTTAATTTGCCTGCTCACCGGCACCCGTTCCGTTGATGTTGGCAATTTAATGGATGATAACTATCGTTTTAATTTCAAAAGCAAAACTCCCAAAATCAATCCCCTGTTTACTGATTGGTTGGAAAAAATGGTAGCCCCCAATCTCAAACAGCGTTATCGCAATGCCGGCGCTGCCTTAAAAGCATTAAAGCCGATGAAAGGTACAGCCACAGCCCTAGAAATTCTGGGAAGATCCCTACAACAAAGAAAACTAGCCATCACTATTTTTGGACTAGCGACTATCACCCTTGGTGGGTTCAATCTTCTATCAAATTTCTTACCGTTGTCCCTTGAAGCCGCGATTGAGGAGGAGGTGCGGCGAGAGAAGCGATGCCCAGGGTGCGAGCTCATACACATAAACCTTGAGGGTGCCGACCTATCTGGTGGTGATCTGAGCCGTGCCGATCTGAAGGATGTCAACGTGATGGGTGCCGATCTGAGCGATGCCAATCTGAGCGATGCAGACTTGAGACGTGCAGACTTCAGCCGTGCCAACCTATCTGGTGCCAACCTATCTGGTGCAAAGCTTGGGGGTGCCATGCTATGGCAGAGCAAGCTAGGGGGGGCCGACTTGAGGAATGCCAACTTGAGGGATACCAACCTTGGATTGGCCGCCCTGAATAATGCTAACTTGAGGGGTGCCCAGCTAGAGGGAGCTAACTTGTGGCGTGCAGACTTCAGCCGTGCCAACCTATCGGGTGCCAACTTGAAGGATGCCAACTTGAAGGATGCCAACTTGAAGGATGCCAACCTGGAGAATGCAATCATGCCGGATGGCACAAAACACAAGTAG
- the uvrA gene encoding excinuclease ABC subunit UvrA: protein MSHPAEKSDALLGVSKNGHNPDPQPAGGNTIRIRGARQHNLKNIDLELPRDRLIVFTGVSGSGKSSLAFDTIFAEGQRRYVESLSAYARQFLGQLDKPDVDAIEGLSPAISIDQKSTSHNPRSTVGTVTEIYDYFRLLFGRAGEPYCPHCDRSIAPQTIDEMCDRIMDLPDRTKFQILAPVVRGKKGTHKKLLSSLASEGFVRVRVNGEVRELSDTIELDKNYTHTIEIVIDRLVKKSGIEERLTDSLTTCLRHSNGIAIILINEPAGDPPLTPPNQDAEEKPANNDQELVFSENFACPEHGAVMEELSPRLFSFNSPYGACPSCHGLGSLRRFSPEMVVPDLEAPVYSAIAPWSDKDNSYYLSLLYSAGKAFGFDINTSWKQLTTEQQHILLHGSEEAILIEADSRYRNGQGYRRPFPGVIPILQRQYDETSSELQKQKLEPYLVDQACEVCQGKRLKAEALSVRLGGSRITDLTGSSISECLERTNNLNLTERQAKIADLVVREIRARLQFLLDVGLDYLSLDRPAMTLSGGEAQRIRLATQIGSGLTGVLYVLDEPSIGLHQRDNGRLLNTLTKLRSLGNTLIVVEHDEETIRAADCIVDIGPHAGVHGGQIVAQGNLETLLAAEDSLTGAYLSGRRVIETPCERRAGNGKKLQIKNAYRNNLKHINVDIPLGKLVSVTGVSGSGKSTLINELLYPALQHQLSRKVPLPKELDEIQGLDAIDKAIVIDQSPIGRTPRSNPATYTGIFDAIRAVFAETIEAKARGYKQGQFSFNVKGGRCEACGGQGVNVIEMNFLPDVYVQCEVCKGARYNRETLQVKYKSQSISDVLNMTVEEALEMFKNIPKAGSRLQTLVDVGLGYIQLGQPAPTLSGGEAQRVKLATELSKRATGKTLYLIDEPTTGLSFYDVHQLLNVLQRLVDKGNSILVIEHNLDVIRCADWVIDLGPEGGNKGGEIIAEGTPEQVAKSSHSYTGQYLKSVLLQHPPAIQINKDKLKKKA from the coding sequence ATGTCCCACCCTGCTGAAAAATCAGACGCCCTGCTTGGTGTATCTAAAAATGGCCACAACCCCGACCCTCAACCGGCGGGTGGAAACACGATTCGCATTCGGGGTGCGAGGCAGCACAACCTGAAAAATATCGATCTGGAGTTGCCGCGAGATCGCCTGATTGTGTTCACCGGCGTCTCTGGTTCCGGCAAATCTTCCCTCGCCTTCGATACCATCTTTGCAGAGGGACAGCGCCGCTATGTGGAATCTCTCAGCGCTTATGCACGGCAATTCTTGGGACAGTTGGATAAGCCTGATGTCGATGCGATTGAGGGTTTAAGTCCCGCGATTTCGATTGATCAAAAGTCTACCTCCCACAACCCGCGCTCAACGGTTGGCACCGTAACGGAGATTTACGATTATTTTAGATTGCTATTTGGGCGTGCCGGTGAACCTTACTGTCCTCATTGTGATCGCAGCATTGCCCCCCAAACGATTGATGAGATGTGCGATCGCATCATGGACTTGCCAGATCGCACGAAATTTCAAATTCTTGCCCCCGTCGTCCGTGGCAAGAAAGGGACTCATAAGAAACTTTTGTCAAGTCTTGCTTCAGAAGGATTTGTTCGCGTCCGCGTGAATGGAGAAGTGCGCGAACTTTCTGACACGATTGAATTAGATAAAAATTATACGCATACGATTGAAATTGTCATTGACCGACTTGTAAAAAAATCCGGGATAGAAGAACGCCTTACAGATTCTCTGACAACTTGTTTGCGACATTCTAATGGCATTGCCATAATTTTAATTAATGAGCCGGCAGGCGATCCGCCTTTAACTCCTCCCAATCAGGATGCAGAAGAAAAGCCGGCAAACAATGACCAAGAATTAGTATTTTCTGAAAACTTTGCTTGCCCAGAACATGGGGCGGTAATGGAAGAACTTTCGCCGCGATTGTTCTCGTTTAATTCGCCTTATGGTGCCTGCCCAAGCTGTCACGGTTTGGGGAGTTTGCGAAGATTTTCTCCTGAGATGGTGGTGCCCGATCTGGAAGCGCCGGTTTACAGTGCGATTGCGCCTTGGTCAGACAAAGATAACTCTTATTATCTATCTTTACTTTACAGTGCCGGTAAAGCTTTTGGCTTTGATATTAACACTTCTTGGAAGCAACTAACCACAGAACAACAGCACATTTTACTGCACGGTTCTGAAGAAGCAATTTTGATTGAAGCCGATTCTCGTTACCGCAACGGGCAAGGCTATCGCCGACCCTTCCCAGGTGTTATTCCTATCTTACAGCGTCAGTACGATGAAACCTCTTCGGAGCTGCAAAAACAGAAATTAGAACCGTATTTAGTCGATCAAGCCTGTGAAGTTTGTCAGGGAAAACGTCTTAAAGCAGAAGCGCTTTCTGTAAGGTTGGGAGGTTCCCGAATTACCGATTTAACCGGCTCCTCGATCAGCGAATGTTTGGAACGCACGAATAACCTAAATTTAACTGAACGCCAAGCAAAAATTGCCGATTTAGTTGTGAGAGAAATTCGCGCACGGCTGCAATTTCTTCTCGATGTTGGCTTAGATTACCTCTCCTTAGATCGTCCAGCCATGACGCTTTCTGGGGGAGAAGCGCAGCGAATTCGCCTTGCTACCCAAATCGGTTCTGGACTTACCGGCGTTCTCTATGTTTTAGATGAACCGAGTATCGGATTGCATCAAAGAGACAACGGACGTTTGCTGAATACTTTAACAAAATTGCGGTCTTTAGGGAATACTTTAATTGTCGTCGAACACGATGAAGAAACGATTCGCGCAGCCGATTGTATTGTCGATATTGGCCCTCATGCCGGTGTTCACGGTGGGCAGATTGTCGCACAAGGCAATTTAGAAACACTATTAGCCGCAGAAGATTCGCTCACCGGCGCTTATTTGTCGGGACGCAGGGTCATAGAAACCCCATGCGAAAGAAGAGCGGGAAATGGCAAAAAACTGCAAATCAAAAATGCTTATCGTAATAACTTAAAACATATCAATGTTGACATTCCCCTTGGCAAGCTTGTCAGCGTCACCGGCGTCTCCGGTTCAGGTAAATCTACGCTGATTAACGAACTGCTTTATCCAGCATTGCAGCATCAACTCAGCCGCAAAGTTCCGTTGCCGAAAGAATTGGATGAGATCCAAGGACTCGACGCAATTGATAAAGCCATTGTAATTGATCAATCACCCATCGGTCGCACTCCTCGATCTAATCCCGCGACTTACACCGGCATCTTTGATGCCATTCGTGCGGTATTCGCGGAAACCATTGAAGCGAAAGCCAGAGGTTACAAACAAGGACAGTTTTCTTTTAACGTCAAAGGCGGACGTTGTGAAGCTTGCGGCGGGCAAGGCGTGAATGTTATTGAGATGAATTTCTTGCCCGATGTGTATGTACAATGTGAGGTGTGCAAAGGGGCGAGATATAACCGGGAAACGCTGCAAGTGAAGTACAAAAGCCAATCAATATCTGATGTTCTCAATATGACGGTTGAAGAAGCTTTAGAGATGTTTAAAAATATCCCTAAGGCGGGAAGCCGATTACAAACTTTAGTGGATGTTGGCTTAGGGTATATCCAATTAGGGCAGCCGGCACCTACCCTATCTGGTGGAGAAGCGCAGCGGGTAAAATTAGCAACCGAATTGTCTAAACGTGCAACTGGAAAAACCCTGTATTTAATCGATGAACCGACAACCGGCTTATCCTTTTATGATGTTCACCAGTTGCTCAATGTATTGCAGCGGTTAGTCGATAAAGGCAATTCAATTTTAGTGATTGAACATAATTTAGATGTGATTCGGTGTGCGGATTGGGTGATAGACTTAGGCCCAGAAGGGGGCAATAAAGGTGGAGAAATTATTGCAGAGGGAACTCCAGAACAAGTGGCGAAAAGTTCCCATTCTTATACAGGACAATATTTGAAGTCGGTGTTGCTACAACATCCGCCGGCAATTCAGATTAATAAAGACAAGTTAAAAAAGAAAGCTTAG
- a CDS encoding 2Fe-2S iron-sulfur cluster-binding protein, with amino-acid sequence MTRSHKITIHNRQTGKRHIIVVPEDRYILQSAENQGVELPFSCRNGACTTCAVRVKTGEIYQPEAMGLSPDLRKRGYALLCVSYARCDLEVETQDEDEVYELQFGRYFGKGKIRAGLPLDED; translated from the coding sequence ATGACTCGCTCTCACAAAATTACCATTCACAACCGGCAAACCGGCAAGCGACACATTATTGTGGTGCCCGAAGATCGCTACATCCTGCAAAGTGCTGAAAATCAAGGCGTAGAGCTGCCCTTTTCCTGTCGCAATGGGGCGTGTACCACCTGTGCGGTGCGCGTGAAAACCGGCGAAATTTACCAGCCAGAAGCAATGGGGCTATCTCCTGATTTGCGGAAACGCGGCTACGCCTTGTTGTGCGTCAGTTATGCCCGTTGCGACTTAGAAGTGGAAACCCAAGATGAGGATGAAGTTTACGAACTCCAATTCGGGCGCTACTTTGGCAAAGGTAAAATTCGGGCGGGATTGCCGTTGGATGAAGATTGA
- a CDS encoding thermonuclease family protein, which produces MKIEDFEPQIPQVKRRWVSSLILCFLGIFAAVYLIGCEKPAPPQGLTVNVERVVSGQTLEIAGTSGTFERVRLIGVEAPDLKQQPWGMEAAKRLEEMIQGQPVLLEFDVEEKYCYKERCTQLAYVWQNGQMLNEQLAKAGSVLALPRSPNSKYTERLAHAQEWARLMGLGIWNPENPMRLTPAEFRSQNQS; this is translated from the coding sequence ATGAAGATTGAAGATTTTGAACCGCAGATTCCGCAGGTGAAACGCAGATGGGTTTCATCCCTAATTCTTTGTTTTTTAGGTATTTTTGCTGCGGTGTATCTAATTGGCTGTGAAAAACCGGCACCCCCGCAAGGATTAACGGTTAATGTTGAACGGGTGGTTAGCGGGCAAACTTTGGAGATTGCCGGCACTTCTGGCACATTCGAGAGGGTGCGGCTGATTGGCGTTGAGGCACCCGATTTGAAGCAGCAGCCTTGGGGAATGGAGGCGGCAAAACGCTTAGAAGAAATGATTCAGGGACAGCCGGTGTTGTTAGAGTTTGATGTTGAGGAAAAATATTGCTACAAAGAGCGCTGCACCCAGTTAGCTTACGTGTGGCAAAATGGGCAGATGCTCAATGAGCAACTAGCAAAAGCCGGTTCTGTGCTGGCGCTGCCGCGTTCCCCTAACTCGAAATACACGGAACGTCTCGCACACGCCCAGGAATGGGCAAGACTCATGGGGCTGGGCATTTGGAACCCGGAAAACCCGATGCGCCTGACTCCTGCAGAGTTTCGCAGTCAAAATCAGTCATAA